Proteins encoded by one window of Cellvibrio sp. KY-GH-1:
- the rsmD gene encoding 16S rRNA (guanine(966)-N(2))-methyltransferase RsmD — MSRPGNKAANSTANSTRGNNQLRIIGGSWRGRKLSFPDVDGLRPTGDRIRETLFNWLAPDIQGAHCLDLFAGSGALGLEALSRGAGESVLIEKHPAAAQALVKNLTLLNATGAKVVNTDAVTYLANTDNPKAFDVVFIDPPFQLKLWQKSIDLLEQGNWLAGGCAIYVESGLTDSYCPPESWTLHRDKTTSTLRYCLFYRE, encoded by the coding sequence TTGTCCAGACCCGGCAACAAAGCTGCAAACTCCACCGCAAACTCCACCAGAGGCAACAATCAGTTGCGCATTATTGGCGGCAGCTGGCGCGGGCGAAAATTAAGTTTTCCTGATGTGGATGGCTTGCGCCCCACCGGCGATCGTATCCGCGAAACCCTGTTTAACTGGCTGGCACCGGATATTCAGGGTGCGCACTGTCTGGATCTATTTGCCGGTTCTGGCGCATTGGGGTTGGAAGCTTTGTCGCGCGGGGCAGGTGAAAGCGTGCTCATCGAGAAACACCCCGCGGCAGCGCAGGCGCTGGTAAAAAACCTGACATTGTTGAATGCAACCGGCGCCAAGGTAGTTAATACTGATGCGGTCACCTATTTAGCAAACACCGACAACCCGAAAGCCTTCGATGTTGTATTTATTGATCCGCCGTTTCAGTTAAAGCTTTGGCAAAAAAGCATCGACCTACTGGAACAAGGTAATTGGCTGGCGGGGGGATGTGCGATCTATGTAGAATCCGGGCTAACGGACTCCTACTGCCCCCCGGAAAGTTGGACCCTGCATCGCGATAAAACAACCAGCACCTTGCGTTACTGCTTGTTTTATCGTGAATAA
- the ftsE gene encoding cell division ATP-binding protein FtsE, giving the protein MIRFETVSKRYDTGYEALARVDFEVEAGEMLFLTGHSGAGKSTLMKMILLMEQPSHGNVFVDGHHLARMSKSQLPYFRRNIGVVFQNHQLLFDRTVYDNVALPLQVAGYPHQEIGKRVRAALDKVDLLDKERSNPIMLSGGEQQRVGIARAVVNKPTLLLADEPTGNLDPELSNEIMTLFRQFNEVGTTVMIATHDVELLKRMNKRVLGLVQGKLVHDGVLW; this is encoded by the coding sequence GTGATTCGATTCGAAACGGTAAGCAAGCGCTACGATACTGGGTACGAAGCCTTGGCGCGCGTGGATTTTGAGGTTGAGGCCGGCGAAATGCTGTTCCTGACCGGCCACTCGGGCGCAGGTAAGAGCACTCTGATGAAGATGATCCTGCTAATGGAGCAGCCCTCCCATGGCAATGTATTTGTCGATGGTCATCACTTGGCGCGCATGTCCAAAAGCCAACTACCTTATTTTCGCCGCAATATCGGGGTAGTTTTCCAGAATCATCAACTGCTGTTTGATCGTACGGTTTACGATAACGTTGCCTTGCCCCTGCAAGTGGCTGGCTATCCGCATCAGGAAATTGGCAAACGTGTGCGCGCGGCCCTGGACAAGGTAGATCTGCTCGATAAAGAGCGCAGCAACCCGATTATGTTGTCCGGTGGCGAGCAGCAGCGTGTAGGCATAGCACGGGCGGTCGTAAATAAGCCGACGTTATTATTGGCGGATGAGCCGACCGGTAATCTGGATCCGGAGTTATCCAACGAAATCATGACCTTATTTCGCCAGTTTAACGAAGTGGGTACCACAGTAATGATCGCTACCCACGACGTTGAGCTGCTTAAGCGAATGAATAAACGCGTACTTGGGCTGGTGCAAGGCAAGCTGGTACATGACGGGGTGCTCTGGTGA
- the coaD gene encoding pantetheine-phosphate adenylyltransferase, translating into MRTVVYPGTFDPITNGHIDLVERACRLFDKVIVAVAASNRKNPLFTLEERVALAEETLAHLPNVTVCGFDILLVEFVRQQNAQAVLRGLRAVSDFEYEFQLANMNRALAPNMESIFLTPAEHLSYISSSIVREIAFLGGDVNKFVAGPVEAALQRKFGK; encoded by the coding sequence ATGCGTACAGTGGTCTACCCAGGCACTTTTGACCCGATTACCAATGGCCATATAGATTTGGTAGAGCGCGCCTGTCGGCTGTTCGACAAGGTGATAGTGGCAGTTGCGGCCAGCAACCGCAAAAATCCACTGTTTACCTTGGAAGAGCGCGTGGCACTGGCGGAGGAAACACTGGCACACCTGCCTAATGTGACCGTATGCGGCTTTGATATTTTACTGGTGGAGTTTGTACGTCAGCAGAACGCGCAGGCCGTACTGCGCGGCCTGCGCGCCGTTTCAGACTTTGAGTATGAATTCCAATTGGCGAATATGAACCGGGCTCTGGCCCCCAATATGGAAAGTATCTTCCTGACTCCGGCGGAGCACCTTTCCTACATTTCTTCGTCGATTGTGCGCGAAATTGCGTTTTTGGGCGGCGATGTCAACAAATTCGTTGCGGGTCCGGTCGAAGCAGCACTGCAGCGTAAATTTGGCAAATAG
- a CDS encoding DUF423 domain-containing protein — MARTFILIAAVSGFLSVVVGAFAAHGLKKVLTPEMIEVVKTGVQYQMYHALALLMVALLLIHKPSTPGLKAGGWAFILGSLMFSGSLYALALGAPHWLGPITPLGGLCFLMGWVLLAVAAWRLKSKS; from the coding sequence GTGGCGCGCACTTTTATTTTGATCGCCGCTGTTAGCGGATTTTTGTCCGTAGTTGTTGGCGCTTTCGCCGCTCACGGCCTGAAAAAAGTGCTGACACCGGAGATGATCGAGGTAGTAAAAACGGGGGTGCAGTACCAGATGTACCATGCATTGGCGTTGTTAATGGTTGCCCTGCTACTTATCCATAAACCTTCAACCCCGGGGTTAAAAGCTGGTGGCTGGGCCTTTATACTGGGTAGCCTGATGTTTAGTGGCAGTCTTTATGCTTTGGCGCTGGGTGCTCCGCATTGGTTGGGGCCAATTACACCGCTAGGCGGGCTGTGTTTTCTTATGGGTTGGGTTTTACTGGCCGTGGCAGCTTGGCGTTTGAAATCTAAATCCTGA
- the rpoH gene encoding RNA polymerase sigma factor RpoH, producing the protein MSTSTSLQPIGTLAPGANLNAYVQAVSSFSILSVDEEQELARDLHHNGNLDAARKLVMAHLRFVVHIARSYNGYGLPLGDLVQEGNVGLMKAVKRFDPDKGVRLVSFAVHWIKAEIHEFILKNWRIVKIATTKAQRKLFFNLRSAKKRLAWLSNDEAHAVAQDLGVDVKQVREMEGRLASYDAGFDAGDDDEDDSYVAPAHYLEDNRYDPAARLEESNWEESNVNGLEKALEKLDDRSRVILQRRWLNDDKATLHDLAAEYGVSAERIRQLEKNAMNKVKTMMLEA; encoded by the coding sequence ATGAGCACAAGCACAAGTCTGCAACCTATTGGCACCCTTGCCCCCGGTGCAAACCTGAATGCCTATGTGCAAGCGGTTAGTAGTTTCTCAATTCTCTCGGTTGATGAGGAGCAGGAACTGGCGCGCGATCTGCACCACAATGGCAACCTTGATGCCGCACGTAAACTCGTGATGGCACACCTGCGTTTTGTGGTCCACATTGCCCGCTCCTACAACGGTTACGGTTTGCCACTCGGCGATCTGGTCCAAGAAGGCAATGTCGGTCTGATGAAAGCGGTAAAACGCTTTGATCCGGACAAAGGCGTGCGTTTGGTATCCTTCGCAGTACACTGGATAAAAGCTGAAATTCACGAATTTATCTTGAAAAACTGGCGCATTGTTAAAATCGCCACCACCAAGGCCCAGCGCAAATTGTTCTTCAATCTGCGTAGCGCCAAGAAGCGCTTGGCTTGGTTGAGCAATGATGAAGCTCACGCGGTAGCGCAAGATCTGGGTGTTGATGTTAAGCAAGTGCGTGAAATGGAAGGTCGTTTGGCATCTTATGATGCTGGTTTTGATGCCGGTGACGATGACGAAGATGACAGCTATGTCGCACCTGCCCATTACCTGGAAGACAACCGTTACGATCCGGCAGCGCGCTTGGAAGAGTCTAATTGGGAAGAGTCAAACGTTAATGGTTTAGAAAAAGCCTTGGAAAAACTCGATGATCGCAGCCGTGTTATCCTGCAGCGTCGCTGGTTAAACGATGACAAAGCGACTTTGCATGATCTGGCAGCTGAATATGGTGTTTCTGCAGAGCGTATTCGCCAGTTGGAAAAAAATGCCATGAACAAAGTAAAAACCATGATGCTGGAAGCTTGA
- a CDS encoding hydrogen peroxide-inducible genes activator, translating into MTLTELRYIVTLAQEQHFGRAADRCYVSQPTLSIAVKKLEDELGVALFERTKSRVQPTPLGEQIVAQANLVLEQTAAIKDLADAGKDQLSSPLSVGAIFTIGPYLLPKFIPHLQQKASKMPLYVEEGYTHNLRKKLRNGELDVIIIALPFEEPDVVTQVLYEEPFVVLMPKDHPLATNDAVNPNDLNSEQLLLLGEGHCFRDQVLTTCPNLQHHGEQSANNVRTAAEGSSLETLRHMVASGLGLTILPVSAADSSLYSADVLVTRPFTEPSPSRTVALAWRASFPRHKAIDALREAIKSTRH; encoded by the coding sequence ATGACCCTCACCGAACTCCGCTACATAGTCACCCTTGCCCAGGAACAGCATTTTGGTCGTGCGGCGGACCGCTGCTATGTCAGTCAGCCAACTTTGAGTATTGCCGTTAAAAAGCTGGAAGATGAATTAGGGGTGGCACTGTTTGAGCGTACAAAGTCGCGCGTGCAACCAACGCCCTTGGGTGAGCAGATTGTGGCACAGGCCAATCTGGTGCTGGAGCAAACGGCAGCGATTAAAGATCTCGCCGATGCCGGCAAAGACCAGCTCAGCAGCCCTTTATCTGTGGGGGCGATCTTCACCATTGGCCCTTATTTGCTGCCGAAGTTTATCCCTCATTTGCAGCAAAAAGCGAGCAAAATGCCGCTCTACGTGGAGGAGGGTTATACCCACAATCTGCGCAAAAAACTGCGCAATGGCGAGCTGGATGTGATCATTATTGCCCTGCCGTTTGAAGAGCCGGATGTGGTCACCCAGGTGCTTTATGAAGAACCTTTTGTGGTGCTGATGCCGAAAGATCACCCTTTAGCGACGAACGATGCTGTTAATCCCAATGATCTGAACAGCGAACAATTACTGCTGTTGGGTGAGGGGCATTGCTTCCGCGATCAGGTATTAACAACTTGCCCGAACCTGCAGCATCACGGTGAGCAATCCGCCAACAATGTGCGTACTGCGGCGGAGGGCAGCTCGCTGGAGACCTTGCGCCATATGGTGGCTTCCGGTCTGGGGTTGACCATTCTGCCGGTATCAGCGGCAGATAGCTCACTTTACAGTGCAGATGTGTTGGTAACCCGCCCGTTTACCGAACCATCACCCAGTCGCACTGTTGCCTTGGCTTGGCGCGCGAGCTTCCCGCGTCACAAAGCGATAGATGCCTTGCGTGAAGCGATTAAATCCACTCGA
- a CDS encoding carbohydrate-binding protein, with translation MATNIKATRLGDILVEKGLISTSQLKVAIAEQKRLRADIDQNDKAAMEVTSIGEILIRLGYINHQQLKRGLGWQMSLRRMTFAMALFAPLMSLGTGAAAQVTSSSSSSKSSTTTSLPLTIQAESYTSMFGVQTEATKDVGGGLNVGYFHEGDWMSYSDTQFVAPLTGNYKVTYRVASNGGGGSFALHEADKSAQYDVVNVPNTGGTQKWIDVERTVSLKAGVHSLGITTLTRGSGYNINWFKVELRGLPLPATIQAEDYTEMSGIQTQPTTDIGGGLNVGYFHENDWLSYSDKVIDIPTTGTYKVTYRVASLAGGGSFAFHEADGSAQYATVSVPKTGDSQKWVDVEKTVTLTAGSHRFGITALARGSYGFNINWFKIESTTATSSSAQSSSAGAVTSSTSSAPSVVTTSSSSSSSSAAAVSSSSAASTSTTTTSDVTTGEAYFKWTPPTARANGEVLNAEDLGGYEIRYKLAGDTKYTYVSTGIGPWDNSFTLNGLANGSYVFEIAAFDKNGFYSKFVNIQAL, from the coding sequence ATGGCCACGAATATCAAGGCAACGCGTTTAGGGGACATTCTGGTCGAAAAAGGCTTGATCAGTACTAGTCAATTGAAAGTTGCGATTGCCGAACAAAAACGTTTGCGGGCAGATATAGACCAGAATGACAAGGCCGCCATGGAAGTCACTTCCATTGGCGAGATTTTAATCAGGTTAGGTTACATCAATCATCAACAATTGAAACGCGGCCTTGGGTGGCAAATGTCTTTGCGCCGCATGACATTTGCGATGGCTTTGTTTGCGCCGCTGATGAGTTTGGGAACCGGGGCCGCAGCTCAGGTGACAAGTTCGTCCAGCAGCAGTAAAAGCAGTACAACTACCAGTCTACCGCTTACTATCCAGGCTGAAAGTTACACCAGTATGTTTGGCGTGCAAACTGAAGCAACCAAGGATGTTGGCGGAGGTTTGAACGTTGGGTATTTCCATGAAGGCGATTGGATGTCCTATTCGGATACTCAATTTGTCGCGCCGTTAACGGGGAATTATAAAGTCACTTATCGTGTTGCCAGTAACGGTGGCGGTGGTAGTTTTGCGCTTCATGAAGCTGATAAAAGTGCCCAGTACGATGTCGTAAACGTCCCCAACACAGGTGGTACCCAAAAATGGATTGATGTTGAGCGGACTGTTAGCTTGAAAGCGGGCGTGCATAGTTTGGGGATTACCACGTTAACTCGTGGTTCGGGTTACAATATCAACTGGTTTAAAGTGGAACTGCGTGGCTTGCCTTTGCCAGCCACTATCCAGGCTGAAGACTATACAGAGATGAGTGGAATACAAACCCAGCCTACAACGGATATAGGGGGCGGGTTGAATGTGGGTTATTTCCATGAAAATGATTGGCTATCCTACAGCGACAAAGTCATAGATATTCCCACTACAGGAACCTACAAAGTTACCTACCGGGTTGCCAGTTTGGCAGGGGGGGGTAGTTTTGCGTTTCATGAGGCGGATGGTAGTGCGCAATATGCAACTGTGTCTGTACCTAAAACCGGAGACTCCCAAAAGTGGGTAGATGTGGAGAAAACCGTGACCTTAACTGCTGGCTCACACAGGTTTGGAATTACCGCTTTGGCGCGTGGCAGTTACGGCTTTAATATCAACTGGTTTAAAATCGAATCAACGACCGCAACCTCCTCGTCTGCACAATCAAGCTCAGCCGGGGCGGTGACCAGCTCAACCAGTTCTGCACCCAGTGTAGTAACAACCAGTTCCAGTTCTTCTAGTTCTTCTGCAGCTGCTGTGAGTTCTTCCAGTGCAGCTTCCACCTCTACAACCACGACCAGTGATGTTACGACAGGAGAGGCATATTTCAAATGGACGCCACCTACCGCTCGGGCCAATGGTGAAGTATTGAATGCGGAAGATTTGGGCGGGTATGAGATTCGCTATAAACTCGCAGGCGACACCAAATACACCTATGTTTCAACTGGCATTGGCCCTTGGGACAACAGCTTTACGTTGAACGGCTTGGCAAATGGAAGTTACGTGTTTGAAATAGCTGCGTTTGATAAAAACGGGTTTTACAGCAAGTTTGTAAATATTCAGGCGTTGTAA
- the trmB gene encoding tRNA (guanosine(46)-N7)-methyltransferase TrmB: MSEFPELTPDLEGGEEGFLIKPEFKPKSIRSFVIRAGRITAGQKSAFDKYWPSMGVSLFAGAINPFAVFGREAPLVLEIGFGMGDSLLQMAANEPEKNFIGIEVHPPGVGRLISTASQQGLSNLRVYMADAMDVLEDCIPDGSIDRLQLYFPDPWHKKKHHKRRIVQPAFIQKLRPKLKTGGVLHMATDWQPYAEHMLEVMNSATGFATEFTETGFAPRPDYRPITKFEKRGERLGHGVWDLLFKKTA, encoded by the coding sequence ATGTCTGAGTTTCCCGAGTTAACTCCTGATCTTGAAGGTGGAGAGGAAGGCTTTTTGATCAAGCCTGAATTTAAACCCAAATCCATTCGCAGCTTCGTGATTCGCGCTGGACGAATTACTGCTGGGCAAAAAAGTGCCTTTGATAAATACTGGCCGTCCATGGGTGTAAGCCTGTTTGCCGGTGCTATTAATCCTTTTGCAGTGTTTGGCCGCGAGGCTCCCTTGGTGCTGGAAATCGGCTTTGGTATGGGCGACTCATTGCTGCAAATGGCAGCGAATGAGCCGGAAAAGAACTTTATTGGTATCGAAGTGCATCCACCTGGTGTTGGTCGTTTAATTAGTACCGCCAGTCAGCAAGGGTTAAGCAACTTGCGGGTATATATGGCGGATGCAATGGATGTTCTGGAAGATTGTATACCCGATGGCAGTATTGATCGGCTGCAATTGTACTTCCCGGATCCATGGCATAAGAAAAAGCACCACAAGCGCCGGATTGTTCAGCCTGCTTTTATCCAGAAGCTGCGCCCAAAACTAAAAACGGGTGGCGTTCTGCATATGGCAACTGACTGGCAACCCTATGCTGAACATATGCTGGAAGTAATGAATAGCGCGACAGGTTTTGCGACAGAATTCACGGAAACCGGATTCGCTCCTAGGCCAGATTATCGTCCGATCACTAAGTTTGAAAAACGCGGTGAACGCCTCGGTCATGGGGTTTGGGATTTGTTGTTCAAAAAAACGGCGTAA
- the ftsY gene encoding signal recognition particle-docking protein FtsY codes for MFFNLFKKSDKSEADKVNEASPETAVEVQPDVSEILDETLVENKKEPFEASAEVVAEAPVPAEPAPTKLGFFARIKQGLSRTSSHFAEGLGNLFLGRKSIDEDLFEELETQLLLADVGMEATSEIIDNLTARVARKQLNDADALYKALRDQLADLLKPVEQPLVVDSAKAPFVILVVGVNGVGKTTTIGKLAKRLQNEGKKVMLAAGDTFRAAAVEQLQVWGERNNVPVIAQHTGADSASVIYDALNAAKARGIDVVIADTAGRLHNKNHLMEELAKVKRVMAKLDASAPHEVLLVLDAGTGQNAVNQAEQFRDAAGVTGLVLTKLDGTAKGGVIFALSKKFSLPVRFIGVGESIEDLQPFAAEPFIKALFNQADAN; via the coding sequence ATGTTTTTCAATCTGTTTAAAAAATCTGATAAGTCAGAAGCCGATAAGGTTAACGAAGCCAGCCCTGAAACAGCGGTTGAAGTCCAGCCGGATGTTTCTGAAATCCTCGATGAAACTCTTGTCGAAAACAAGAAAGAGCCTTTTGAGGCCAGTGCTGAAGTGGTTGCTGAGGCGCCAGTGCCCGCTGAACCTGCGCCAACTAAACTGGGCTTCTTTGCCCGTATCAAGCAGGGTTTGAGTCGCACTTCCAGTCATTTTGCCGAAGGCTTGGGCAATCTGTTTCTTGGTCGCAAGTCCATTGATGAGGATCTATTCGAAGAACTGGAAACCCAGTTGTTGCTGGCTGACGTGGGTATGGAAGCTACCAGCGAAATTATCGATAACCTCACCGCGCGGGTGGCGCGCAAACAGTTGAATGACGCCGATGCACTCTACAAGGCGTTACGTGACCAACTGGCTGACCTTTTAAAGCCCGTCGAGCAACCACTGGTAGTTGATTCCGCCAAAGCGCCCTTTGTAATTCTGGTGGTGGGTGTCAACGGCGTAGGCAAAACCACCACCATCGGCAAGTTGGCCAAACGTCTGCAAAATGAAGGTAAAAAAGTCATGTTGGCGGCGGGGGATACATTCCGCGCGGCGGCGGTCGAACAACTACAAGTCTGGGGTGAGCGCAACAATGTACCGGTAATCGCCCAGCACACCGGCGCCGATTCCGCCTCGGTAATTTATGACGCGCTTAATGCAGCCAAGGCGCGCGGTATTGATGTGGTGATTGCCGATACAGCTGGTCGTCTGCACAACAAGAACCACTTGATGGAGGAGTTGGCCAAGGTTAAGCGAGTGATGGCCAAATTGGACGCGTCTGCTCCACACGAAGTACTGTTGGTACTGGATGCGGGCACCGGTCAAAACGCGGTTAATCAGGCTGAACAATTCCGCGACGCGGCAGGCGTCACCGGTTTGGTGCTGACCAAACTGGATGGGACCGCCAAAGGCGGCGTGATTTTCGCGCTGAGCAAAAAATTTAGCCTGCCAGTGCGCTTTATCGGGGTAGGCGAGTCTATCGAAGACCTGCAACCCTTTGCCGCTGAGCCCTTTATCAAAGCCCTGTTTAATCAGGCCGACGCAAATTAA
- a CDS encoding SDR family oxidoreductase: MTNKLSAPQKSQSPEKLLIIGCGDIGQRLASQLDQSRYQITGIRRQYQPDLPYLRYISCNVGDAKAIKQVLAENFDSIVITMTPAERSDAGYEQAYVRTCDHLVSALNELQLKPRLLIFVSSTAVYAQDDGSWVDESSTTEPTGFSGQRLLEAEQIIRNSNFTSTIVRFSGIYGPGRNRLIEQVNQGRASASPHYTNRIHADDCAGFLAQLLNLQTPPAPVYIATDSTPVPMIEVVSWIAAQLGVEKFLSDDVNNERGNKQLSNQLMLGSGYQLRYNDFRAGYAGMIREYTANKKPGT; encoded by the coding sequence ATGACTAATAAGCTGTCTGCTCCACAAAAATCACAATCACCTGAGAAGTTACTCATAATTGGTTGTGGCGATATAGGTCAAAGGCTAGCCAGCCAACTTGATCAATCACGCTACCAAATCACCGGAATTCGCCGCCAATACCAACCAGATCTACCCTATTTACGCTATATAAGTTGCAATGTGGGTGATGCCAAGGCAATAAAACAGGTACTGGCGGAAAATTTCGACAGCATAGTTATCACCATGACGCCAGCCGAGCGCAGTGACGCCGGCTATGAGCAAGCCTATGTCCGCACCTGCGACCATTTGGTTAGCGCCCTCAATGAGCTGCAACTGAAGCCACGCCTGCTTATTTTCGTCTCCAGCACCGCAGTATATGCCCAAGATGATGGCAGCTGGGTTGATGAAAGCTCCACCACCGAGCCGACCGGCTTTTCCGGCCAGCGCCTGCTGGAAGCCGAGCAAATTATCCGCAACAGCAACTTCACTAGCACCATCGTCCGCTTCAGCGGTATTTATGGCCCCGGCCGCAATCGCCTGATCGAGCAGGTCAATCAGGGACGCGCCTCTGCAAGCCCCCATTACACCAATCGAATCCACGCCGATGACTGCGCCGGATTCCTCGCTCAGCTGCTCAATCTGCAAACACCCCCGGCGCCCGTTTATATCGCCACTGATTCAACGCCAGTTCCCATGATAGAGGTTGTAAGCTGGATCGCCGCCCAGCTAGGGGTCGAAAAATTCCTCTCGGATGACGTCAATAACGAACGCGGCAACAAGCAATTGAGTAACCAGCTAATGCTCGGCAGCGGCTATCAACTGCGTTATAACGACTTTCGCGCGGGCTACGCCGGGATGATTCGCGAATATACGGCCAATAAAAAACCCGGCACCTAG
- a CDS encoding OmpA family protein, protein MKNTHILALSAAIAAISAGASADNHKFEVRADVGRTFFEDPLEDANTFGLGFGYVLDENWTLEAVASQYSTETQDDNVDVDGTQYRLDALYNINTESLWRPYVAFGVGDQKREVDSEDWSERDTLVNLGAGVKRNLGGNWEFRTDVRAFNSLDNEYTDLALNAGISYLFGGSPAPVKVAPAPEPEKDSDGDGVLDSKDQCPDTPKTHKVDAVGCSLKLTETVAIELNITFDTAKSIIKPEFEGEVSKLATFMNQYADTVVSVEGHTDSQGSDAYNQKLSQSRADAVKAALITKYGIGADRVKAIGYGEAKPVADNATAAGREQNRRVMGQVSTAVTKTETK, encoded by the coding sequence ATGAAAAACACACACATTTTAGCTTTGTCCGCCGCTATTGCTGCTATTTCTGCTGGTGCGAGCGCCGATAACCATAAATTCGAAGTTCGTGCCGATGTTGGCCGTACCTTCTTTGAAGATCCGCTGGAAGATGCCAACACTTTTGGTTTGGGTTTTGGGTATGTGTTGGATGAAAACTGGACTTTGGAAGCGGTTGCCAGCCAATACAGCACAGAAACCCAGGATGACAATGTTGATGTAGACGGCACCCAATACCGTTTGGATGCTTTGTATAACATCAATACTGAAAGTTTGTGGCGCCCTTATGTAGCGTTTGGTGTGGGCGATCAAAAGCGTGAAGTAGACTCTGAAGATTGGTCGGAGCGCGACACCCTGGTAAACCTGGGTGCTGGCGTTAAGCGCAATCTGGGTGGTAATTGGGAGTTCCGTACCGACGTGCGTGCTTTCAACAGCCTGGATAATGAATACACTGATTTGGCGCTGAATGCAGGTATTAGCTACCTGTTTGGTGGTTCTCCTGCGCCAGTTAAAGTGGCACCAGCTCCAGAGCCTGAGAAAGACTCTGACGGTGACGGTGTATTGGATTCTAAAGACCAATGCCCGGACACCCCGAAAACTCATAAGGTTGATGCTGTCGGCTGCTCATTGAAACTGACGGAAACTGTAGCTATCGAGCTGAATATCACTTTCGATACGGCCAAATCCATCATCAAGCCAGAGTTTGAAGGCGAAGTATCCAAATTGGCGACTTTCATGAACCAATACGCTGACACAGTTGTGAGCGTTGAAGGTCATACTGACAGCCAGGGTTCTGATGCTTACAACCAAAAGCTGTCACAAAGCCGTGCTGATGCAGTTAAAGCGGCGTTGATTACCAAGTACGGTATCGGTGCTGACCGTGTGAAAGCGATTGGTTACGGCGAAGCCAAGCCAGTAGCAGATAACGCAACTGCAGCTGGTCGCGAGCAAAACCGTCGAGTAATGGGTCAGGTATCTACCGCAGTGACCAAGACCGAAACCAAATAA
- the ftsX gene encoding permease-like cell division protein FtsX → MKPQRPKPERRPNRMGATANRSERTVREPVRAEPRAAARSQGAVQSKTSWRDKLDAWSAHHSNSAIESLLRLLETPLQSLMTWLVIAIAVALPAALFVVFSNVQQIGQTWQDSSQISVFLKKDTNSNQAQDLRGRWAQRPDVALATYVSPEQALDEFKRGSGLGELANHLDENPLPAVILIKPRIGGNAPDVLNSLQQALIADPLVADVRLDMLWVKRLHQFITIAERLVVALAGLLALGVLLVIGNTIRMAIENRRDEILVVKLVGATDAYVRRPFLYTGLWYGVGGGILAVILLAIGFWWLSVPVTQLADLYQSSFRLQGLNFIESLQLVLIAGLTGLLGAWIAVARHLYLIQPR, encoded by the coding sequence GTGAAACCGCAAAGACCTAAACCCGAGCGTCGCCCGAATCGCATGGGCGCCACTGCAAATCGCAGCGAGCGCACTGTGCGTGAACCGGTGCGCGCAGAACCGCGCGCGGCCGCGCGCTCGCAAGGCGCTGTACAAAGTAAAACTTCCTGGCGCGACAAGCTGGATGCCTGGAGTGCCCATCACAGTAATTCCGCCATTGAAAGTTTGCTGCGCCTGCTCGAAACGCCGCTGCAAAGCCTGATGACCTGGCTGGTGATAGCTATCGCTGTTGCCTTGCCGGCAGCGCTGTTTGTGGTTTTTAGCAATGTGCAGCAAATCGGTCAGACCTGGCAGGATTCCAGCCAGATTTCCGTGTTCCTCAAAAAAGACACTAACTCCAATCAAGCTCAGGATTTGCGCGGTCGGTGGGCGCAGCGGCCGGATGTTGCCCTAGCCACATATGTTTCGCCAGAGCAGGCATTGGATGAGTTTAAGCGTGGTTCGGGGTTAGGTGAGTTAGCGAATCATTTGGATGAGAACCCTTTGCCGGCGGTTATCCTGATCAAACCCAGAATTGGTGGCAATGCGCCCGATGTGCTCAACTCGCTACAACAGGCACTAATTGCCGACCCCTTGGTGGCTGACGTGCGTTTGGATATGCTCTGGGTCAAACGCTTGCATCAGTTCATCACCATTGCCGAGCGCCTTGTGGTCGCACTGGCAGGCCTGCTAGCCTTGGGGGTATTGTTAGTCATTGGCAATACCATCCGTATGGCAATTGAAAACCGTCGCGACGAAATCCTGGTGGTCAAACTGGTAGGTGCAACAGATGCGTATGTCCGCCGCCCCTTCCTCTATACCGGTTTATGGTATGGCGTCGGAGGAGGAATTCTGGCGGTAATACTGCTGGCGATAGGTTTTTGGTGGTTATCGGTGCCGGTCACACAACTGGCTGATTTGTATCAAAGCAGTTTTCGTTTGCAGGGTTTAAATTTCATTGAGAGCCTCCAGCTAGTCCTGATCGCCGGCCTAACCGGGCTATTGGGGGCGTGGATAGCGGTGGCACGGCATCTCTACTTGATCCAGCCCCGATAA